Proteins found in one Serinicoccus marinus DSM 15273 genomic segment:
- a CDS encoding response regulator, with protein MSETTPQGEQDQPVPEADERQTSGAEGAETGMRILLAEDEALIRMDLAEMLTEAGHTIVGQAADGEQAVALAQETSPDLVVMDIKMPGMDGLTAAEQIGRDGLAPVVMLTAFSDKNLVERARDAGVMSYVVKPFNAADVLPAIDIGRARWAERKALEAEVADLGERFETRKQVDRAKGLLMSQLKLSEADAFRWIQKAAMDRRLSMREVADAVISGMPAKK; from the coding sequence GTGAGTGAGACGACGCCGCAGGGGGAGCAGGACCAGCCGGTGCCCGAGGCCGACGAGAGGCAGACCTCCGGCGCGGAGGGCGCGGAGACGGGGATGCGCATCCTGCTGGCCGAGGACGAGGCGCTGATCCGGATGGACCTCGCCGAGATGCTGACCGAGGCCGGCCACACCATCGTGGGCCAGGCCGCCGACGGCGAGCAGGCGGTCGCACTAGCCCAGGAGACGTCGCCGGACCTCGTCGTCATGGACATCAAGATGCCGGGGATGGACGGGCTCACCGCGGCCGAGCAGATCGGCCGCGACGGGCTCGCGCCGGTGGTGATGCTCACCGCGTTCAGCGACAAGAACCTCGTGGAGCGGGCCCGTGACGCCGGGGTCATGTCCTACGTGGTGAAGCCCTTCAACGCCGCCGACGTGCTCCCCGCCATCGACATCGGGCGGGCCCGCTGGGCCGAGCGCAAGGCCCTCGAGGCCGAGGTGGCCGACCTCGGCGAGCGGTTCGAGACCCGCAAGCAGGTGGACCGCGCCAAGGGGCTGCTCATGTCCCAGCTCAAGCTGAGCGAGGCGGACGCCTTCCGCTGGATCCAGAAGGCGGCGATGGACCGCCGGCTCTCCATGCGCGAGGTCGCCGACGCGGTGATCTCGGGCATGCCCGCCAAGAAGTAG